A portion of the Myripristis murdjan chromosome 13, fMyrMur1.1, whole genome shotgun sequence genome contains these proteins:
- the n4bp2l2 gene encoding NEDD4-binding protein 2-like 2, producing MAISMDDSLKNSESNLTKLCGDEAADPDLKQRSCDSSSEDQSERERVVKQLGSTSSAFIGPACRPEAAAGSVRPDLEDALSEFYKELEKTDTPDGTQGGLEEDTGGPQPSRPLETNTSRETPGNGDAWQNGPGQKHPPWPHWYRNEPYQPRRPSPSMNVIPRNAAPVQNQWCRPPPCRRPPHPRFLHPPYGQPPPPSAFPMPVDSSPHMNHVWRSPGMTNHYNEELHFPPINRFPPPNGCSDVSQDFYGDAPQHLDGDGWGHDGGADVHPDWSAHASEGWSKQDCDWRRRFDAENELCEQEDHHKPYDEAYDYESSLVLILMRGLPGSGKTTLAKELLSTGPSGLILSTDDYFAHKNGYDYDPSLLGVAHEWNQSRAKEAMNNRHSPVIVDNTNIQAWEMKPYIKMALERGYSIHFHEPDTSWKFDPFELEKRNKHGVPQEKIAQMLDRFSFPISVDIVLRSQEPPHVQLRHQQQHRTRRKH from the exons ATGGCGATTTCGATGGATGACTCGTTGAAGAATAGTGAAAGTAACCTGACCAAACTCTGTGGAGATGAGGCAGCCGACCCAGACTTGAAGCAGAGGAgctgtgacagcagcagtgaggaCCAAAGTGAGAGGGAGCGAGTTGTCAAGCAGCTGGGCTCGACCAGCAGCGCCTTCATCGGTCCAGCCTGTCGTCCAGAAGCAGCTGCAGGCTCCGTCAGGCCTGACCTGGAAGACGCACTGAGCGAGTTTTACAAAGAGCTTGAGAAGACCGACACACCTGATGGCACTCAAGGCGGCCTGGAGGAAGATACAGGTGGTCCTCAACCATCCAGACCTCTTGAGACAAACACAAGCAGAGAGACACCGGGCAACGGGGATGCTTGGCAGAACGGCCCGGGACAGAAACACCCACCTTGGCCTCACTGGTATCGCAATGAGCCGTACCAGCCCAGAAGACCGAGCCCAAGCATGAATGTGATCCCTCGTAACGCTGCACCCGTTCAAAATCAGTGGTGCCGCCCTCCGCCATGCAGGAGGCCACCGCATCCTAGATTTCTCCACCCCCCATACGGCCAGCCACCTCCTCCATCTGCATTCCCGATGCCGGTGGACTCGTCGCCACACATGAATCATGTCTGGAGAAGCCCCGGCATGACGAACCACTATAATGAAGAACTGCATTTCCCACCGATTAATAGGTTTCCACCACCTAATGGATGTAGTGATGTATCTCAGGACTTTTATGGAGATGCTCCACAGCACTTGGACGGGGACGGGTGGGGTCATGACGGCGGGGCAGATGTACATCCTGATTGGTCTGCTCATGCCAGCGAAGGATGGTCGAAACAAGATTGTGACTGGCGGCGTAGATTTGATGCAGAAAATGAGCTGTGTGAGCAAGAGGACCATCACAAACCGTATGATGAAGCATATGACTATGAGTCCTCCTTGGTGCTAATCTTAATGAGAGGATTACCGGGGTCTGGCAAAACCACACTGGCCAA GGAATTGCTGTCCACCGGTCCCAGTGGACTAATACTGAGCACCGACGACTACTTCGCACACAAAAACGGCTACGACTATGACCCCAGCCTGCTCGGAGTGGCACACGAGTGGAACCAGAGCCGAG CTAAAGAAGCTATGAATAATCGCCATTCTCCTGTAATCGTTGATAATACAAACATCCAGGCTTGGGAAATGAAACCATACATCAAAATG GCCTTGGAGAGAGGATACAGCATCCACTTTCATGAACCAGACACCAGCTGGAAATTCGATCCTTTTGAGCTGGAGAA GAGGAACAAGCACGGCGTGCCTCAGGAGAAAATCGCCCAGATGTTGGATCGATTTTCATTTCCCATATCTGTAGACATTGTCCTGAGATCCCAAGAGCCGCCTCATGTTCAGCTGAGacatcaacaacagcacagGACcagaagaaaacactga